The genomic region GTTGGGGGATTGGTATTGCCAAAGAACTCGGTAAGAATCGGCGGCCGCTTGCAGAAAAAATAACTGCTCAGATTCCAACTCTAGCCGTAATCGGCAATACAACTGGCGGCGGGGATGGCACGATTCCGATTGAATGTGCAAAGTTAAAGTATGCTCATTTTGTTTGCTTAGAAGGTGTTAGTCATCCTAATTTAAGAACTGATCCATCAGTTGCAAACTCTATCCGAGACTTTTGGGCCAAACCACGCCAAGTCTTACCTGCTCCACCCAAAACACTAATCACTGATCTGATTGACCATTTTCGAGCCGTACCTGGAATTACAGATGCGGATGCACGGGATTTTCCCAGAGCAACCACTGTGCATACATTTTCTGATGGCACAACAATCCGGACTTGGGTTAATGTCGTGGGTGTTTATCATGTGTTTATTGCTAATTCTGCTGGGGCCTGTGAATATTCAGGATTTGTAGGTTGGGTTCACACCAATGATTTGAAGCAGGCAATCACTAGCCTCATAGAAACTAGATGATGCATTAACCTTATCTACTACCCCCCAGCAAAATTAAACAGCTACTCCTACCTTGGCCTGGCGAGAAAACTCTAATCGCTCTGTATCCCCAACTGTGACTTGAATCGTATCGCCATCGTGGTAATCGCCCCGGAGAATTCCCTTAGCAATTTGAGTTTCCAACTGTTGTTGAATAGCACGTTTCAGAGGCCTTGCGCCATACACGGGGTCATAGCCAACTTCGGCTAGGAAATCAAGAGCCTCAGGGGTTAGGTTAAGAGACATTTTCCGATCTTGGAGGCGTTTTTCTAAACGGTTGACTTGAATTTTAATAATTTCCCGTAACTGCTCTTTCTTGAGGCTGTGGAAAATAATAAATTCATCGACCCGATTGAGAAATTCTGGCCGGAAATGGGCGCGCATGGAGTCAACCACCCGTTCCCGCATTTCCCCATAGCGCGTATCATCGCCAGCAACATCCAAAATAAATTGGGAGCCGATATTACTGGTCATGATCAAGATCGTGTTTTTGAAATCCACCGTCCGCCCCTGAGCATCCGTCACTCGCCCGTCATCGAGAATTTGCAGGAAGACATTAAAGACATCCGGGTGCGCTTTTTCAATTTCATCAAACAGAACTACGGCATAGGGACGGCGGCGAATGGCTTCCGTTAACTGTCCCCCTTCGTCATAGCCGACATAACCCGGCGGTGCGCCAATCAACCGGGAAACGGCGTGTTTTTCCATGTACTCAGACATATCAATCCGCACCATCGCTTCTTCTGTATCAAACAGATAGGCCGCTAGGGCTTTGGCCAGTTCAGTTTTGCCCACACCCGTTGGCCCGAGGAAAATAAAGCTGGCAATGGGACGATTCGGATCCGACAACCCGGCCCGAGAGCGTTGGATGGCATCGGCAACGGCTGTAACGGCTTCATCTTGACCCACGACCCGTTGGTGTAGTTCCGCTTCTAAGTTCAAGAGCTTTTGCATTTCCGATTCTACGAGTTTGCTGATCGGAATTCCTGTCCATTTGGAGATAATTTCAGCAATATCGGATTCCGTCACTTCATCGCGCAAAAGAGAATTTCCACCTGTTTGCGACTGAGTCAGTTTAGATTCCGTTTCATCTAATTTTTTGTGGAGTTCAGTCAATTTACCATATTTGAGTTCCGCTGCCTTTTGCAGTTCATAATTACGCTCGGCCTGTTGGATTTCGATGTTGAGTTTATCAATTTCCTCCTTAATGGATTGGAGTTGATCAATGACTTGCTTTTCCCCTTGCCATTGGGCACTTAACCTGGCCTGGTCTTCTTTCAGATTGGCGAGTTCTTTTTCCAACCGTTCTAAACGTTCTCGGGAAGCAGCCGAAGTTTCTTTTTGCAGGGATAACCGCTCCATTTCCATTTGGAGAATTTTGCGATCAATTTCATCCAACTCTTCCGGTTTGGAGGTGATTTCCATCTTCAACTTGGCGGCGGCTTCATCCACCAAATCAATCGCTTTATCGGGCAAAAATCGATCGGAAATATAGCGCGTGGAGAGAGTCGCAGCAGCCACTAAGGCACTATCAGAAATCGTCACCCCGTGGTGGACTTCATAGCGTTCTTTCAGGCCCCGCAAAATCGAAATCGTGTCTTCAATGCTGGGTTGATCGACATAAACCTGCTGAAACCGCCGTTCCAGGGCCGCATCTTTTTCAATATATTTACGGTATTCATCCAGGGTTGTTGCGCCAATACAACGCAATTCACCGCGGGCCAACATCGGTTTGAGCAGATTGCCAGCATCCATGGAGCCCTGAGTCGCCCCGGCCCCGACAACGGTATGGATCTCATCAATAAAGAGAATAATTTGTCCGTTGGACTCCGTGACTTCTTTCAGGACAGCCTTTAATCGCTCCTCAAATTCCCCCCGATACTTAGCCCCGGCAATCAGCGCGCCTAAATCTAAGGTGATCAACTGGCGATCTCGTAAAGATTCGGGGACATCACGGGCAATAATCCGCTGGGCCAGGCCCTCGGCAATGGCAGTTTTCCCCACCCCTGGTTCCCCAATTAAGACTGGATTATTTTTTGTCCGACGGGAAAGAATTTGAATCGTGCGGCGAATTTCATCATCTCGACCAATCACAGGGTCTAATTTGCCTTGGCGGGCCAAAAGAGTGAGATCGCGACCGTATTTTTCGAGAGAGGCATATTTCCCTTCTGGGTTTTGGTCGGTGACTTTTTGACTGCCCCGAATTTGCTGGATCGTGTCTTTGAGTTTTTTCTCATCCAGGCCAGCCTCTTGGAATAAAGCCTTGCCAAACCGCGTATCTTGGGCATAAGCGAGAACTAAATGCTCAATGGAAATAAATTCATCGCCAAATTGTTTCCGCAGATTATCTGCTTGATCCAATAATTTATCTAAACTGCTGCCGAGATAGACGGAACTGGCAGGGGTACTGAGCTTGGCCTGGCGATTGATAAATTCTTCGGTGCGGTCTCGTAAACGTTGAACATTGGCTCCAGCTTTAGAAAAAATGCTACTGGCCAGGCCATCTTCTTCTAACAGGGCGGCCATTAAATGTTCGGATTCGATTTGTTGTTGCTGGGCCTGTTTGACAATGTCAGGAGTCCGGGCTAATGCTTGCCAGGCCTTTTCGGTAAATTGATTGGGATTGTTGGGCTGCATAGGGAGTTAGCTCGCAAAGGGGTGAGGAGTTGGATATGAGGTTCCAATAGTTTTTCGGTCTAATGTCATTGTAAAAAAAGCGGGGCCTGGGACTTAATACGGTCTTTACCCAATTTCAGACGGGATTCCCCAAAACTCAGGCTTCCCAGTGGTGGGTATTTCCTGGGCTATTTTGACCAAGCTCCTGCCCAATCATGATTGATCCTGACAAAAAAGGGCTAGCCAGTACAAGACCGACTAACCCCAATTAAACTGTTTTAAAAAACTAGAAAGCTAGTAATTGACTAACCTTAGTAGCTCCGAGAATAGTTATTCCGGCGATTTCCACCACCGCCACCACCAAAGGAACCACCGCGCTCTTCCCGAGGCCGAGCTTTGTTAACTTTCAGACTACGGCCCATCCACTCAGCACCGTCTAAAGCAGAAATAGCAGCATCTTCTTCGGCATCGGCATTCATTTCCACAAAACCAAAACCACGCATCCGGCCAGTTTCCCGATCGGTCGGCAGTTGTACCCGTTTGACACCACCATATTCAGCAAAGACAGAGGTTAAGTCAGATTCTGTAACATCGTAGGAAAGATTTCCAACGTAAATAGACATAATTTTCTCCAAAATTTAGGAAGTTGATTGAGAGAATTTGAAATTTCGGAGAGAAGTCTGCCCGTGCAAACGCAAAAACCAGCGGTACTGAAAACAAACACTGCAACCGAATACTTTAATCTCGATTCATAGTCTAACAC from Pseudocalidococcus azoricus BACA0444 harbors:
- a CDS encoding RNA recognition motif domain-containing protein, which produces MSIYVGNLSYDVTESDLTSVFAEYGGVKRVQLPTDRETGRMRGFGFVEMNADAEEDAAISALDGAEWMGRSLKVNKARPREERGGSFGGGGGGNRRNNYSRSY
- the clpB gene encoding ATP-dependent chaperone ClpB produces the protein MQPNNPNQFTEKAWQALARTPDIVKQAQQQQIESEHLMAALLEEDGLASSIFSKAGANVQRLRDRTEEFINRQAKLSTPASSVYLGSSLDKLLDQADNLRKQFGDEFISIEHLVLAYAQDTRFGKALFQEAGLDEKKLKDTIQQIRGSQKVTDQNPEGKYASLEKYGRDLTLLARQGKLDPVIGRDDEIRRTIQILSRRTKNNPVLIGEPGVGKTAIAEGLAQRIIARDVPESLRDRQLITLDLGALIAGAKYRGEFEERLKAVLKEVTESNGQIILFIDEIHTVVGAGATQGSMDAGNLLKPMLARGELRCIGATTLDEYRKYIEKDAALERRFQQVYVDQPSIEDTISILRGLKERYEVHHGVTISDSALVAAATLSTRYISDRFLPDKAIDLVDEAAAKLKMEITSKPEELDEIDRKILQMEMERLSLQKETSAASRERLERLEKELANLKEDQARLSAQWQGEKQVIDQLQSIKEEIDKLNIEIQQAERNYELQKAAELKYGKLTELHKKLDETESKLTQSQTGGNSLLRDEVTESDIAEIISKWTGIPISKLVESEMQKLLNLEAELHQRVVGQDEAVTAVADAIQRSRAGLSDPNRPIASFIFLGPTGVGKTELAKALAAYLFDTEEAMVRIDMSEYMEKHAVSRLIGAPPGYVGYDEGGQLTEAIRRRPYAVVLFDEIEKAHPDVFNVFLQILDDGRVTDAQGRTVDFKNTILIMTSNIGSQFILDVAGDDTRYGEMRERVVDSMRAHFRPEFLNRVDEFIIFHSLKKEQLREIIKIQVNRLEKRLQDRKMSLNLTPEALDFLAEVGYDPVYGARPLKRAIQQQLETQIAKGILRGDYHDGDTIQVTVGDTERLEFSRQAKVGVAV
- a CDS encoding lysophospholipase, producing the protein MFQDARVLIVTVISMDEEFFTDTHTSIKQIIFAQHGMTDNNKSTGHLARRVAPPQSLIIAPNLGYLSTLFAITPLIDRVETNAKGVLERFPHVPVRLIAVSLGGIIWTEVLSRHPEWWPRFESMIFLGVPVGGADLAKIFDPFGWGIGIAKELGKNRRPLAEKITAQIPTLAVIGNTTGGGDGTIPIECAKLKYAHFVCLEGVSHPNLRTDPSVANSIRDFWAKPRQVLPAPPKTLITDLIDHFRAVPGITDADARDFPRATTVHTFSDGTTIRTWVNVVGVYHVFIANSAGACEYSGFVGWVHTNDLKQAITSLIETR